The Candidatus Bathyarchaeota archaeon genomic interval TCCTCGTCCCACTGTCTGGGCGCTTGAAGGGTCATCCAATGAGGAGGTGGCCAAATCTCTTAGGCTACACTTTAAGTTACTAAGCCCAAAATTCCAAGTGGCGGAAACAGTGGCCCAGACCATCCTTGAAGAATACATCATCAAAAGGAAGGTGAACGAGATCAGTTACCAGGAGATTATGGTCCAAGTCAAGGCGCTACATATTCCCTTTAGGACCCCGGACATTGCCAACCTTGCTGCAACATATCTCAACGAGCGGGGTATTAAGGTCTGGCGTTAGAGCTTAGCTAGCCGCGTAAACTAGAACGCCGTCCCGGATTCTTTCTTCCGCCCTCTCCTGATTCCTAAGATAGATAAGATGGGCATATGTCTCCGCAGCTGCCATCCTCTTGGTCCAGAATTGCATCTCGTTCCAGGGCCTGCTATTCCATGAGATAACAGATGATACCCCGAAGACCGTCTCAGCACCCCCCTTTAGCGCGGCAATGATATCCTCGCAACGTCCCTCATGATGAGTCATTAGGGAGGAGACCCGCCCCGCGAGATCATGGAAAATCCTCTCATGTCCCGGGAGCACCGTTTTTGTCGGAAGGTCTCTAATCTTATAGAGTGATTTTAAATAGTCTTTGAGGGGGTCTCCTTCAAATTTGATATGATGGCTTATATGAGAGGTGATGTTTGGAAGAACGTGATCCCCAGAGAAAAAGATCTCTTTCTCCGCGTCATAAAGGCATAGGTGCTCCCTGGCATGCCCTGGCGTCCAGAATGCCTGTAAATAATGGGTGTCAATATAGAAGCATTCTCTATCAGCCAGTTTCTCATCAATCTTAAGTTTCCAGCGGGGACGCCTGAAAACATGCTCGTACTTGTGGTAGTCTTCGAGGAACTTGTTGCCCCCCCATGTAGAGATCTCTATCTGGGTATCTTCAAAAGCCGTTTCTAGGGTATTCTTCCACTGGCGTAGAACATCATCCGCCTCTTTGAGAGCGACAACAGTGACAGAGGTCTTTTCCTGGATCCTGCTGATAAGGCCAACATGATCCATGTGCATATGGGTAACAAATATTTTATGAATATCCGAGATTTCAAGGGATAGGTTCGAGAGTTGTGCTACAAGGGCATCAAATGCAGCCTCATTTTGGATGCCCGTGTCAATGAGGGTTCCTGCGTCCTTGAATAGATAAGAATACGTTTTCCTCTGGGTGTTACGCCGAATTGGTATCTCTAGTTGAAAAACTCCCTCTGCTATCTCTAGCATTGCCTTGGTTATGGAGATACCATTTGTATTAGGTGTTCTGGTAGGGGAGCTATCCTCGTACTTTAGGGGATAAACTGATATAGTGAATAAATAACTGAAAATCAACCTCTCTTAATCTTCCAGCTTGTTCCCTCGTTGGTGTCTGCTAGAAACACCCCCGCCTTGTCCATAAGGTCCCTAACAACATCTGCCATCGTATAGTTTTTCTCCGCTCGAAGTTTCTCTCTAACCTCCGTAATTATTCCTATCAGTTTTTCTGAGAGGTCGTCGCCGCCTCTCCCCCTCTTTATGAAGAGGCCCAGCGCATCTAGAAGCTCCTTAAACACCGCTTCACCTTTGAGGAGAATACCTTTGTTTGTGGGGCCCGAAATGTATTCATTGATTGATCCTGAGAGGGCGTGGATGGTATCGATGGCCCTGTGGGTATCTAGGTCATCATCCATAGCGGCCTCAAAGCTTAATCGTTGGGTTTCAATTGCTTTGAGGAACCCTTTTTCTCTTTCCCCATAGGAGAGGTCTTTATCCTTCTTCCGCAAGGCGTCCTCGATGAGGTCCAGCGTATTCTCTAGCCGATTCACGGAGTTCTGGGCCACCTCCATGGCCTTCTCGGTATAATCGAGGGGTCTCCTGTAATGAACGCTAAGGTAAAAGTAGCGGAAGGCGTTTACAGTATACTTTGAAAGGACCTCGTCGAAGCTTACGTAGTTTCCAAGGCTCTTAGACATCTTGTGTCCATTGATCATTAGGAAGCGGGCATGGATCCAGTTCCTCACAAACTCTTTTCCGGTGAGGCTTTCGCTCTGCGCGATTTCGTTTTCGTGGTGGGGAAACACAAGGTCCTCCCCTCCAGCGTGGATGTCAATGCTATCACCGCATAGACTTCTGCTCATAACACTGCACTCTATGTGCCACCCTGGTCTCCCCGGACCCCAAGGAGAATCGTAATAGATTCCCCTCTCATACTCTTCGGGGGTCGAGTTTTTCCAGAGGGCAAAGTCGTTAACATTCTCTTTTCCGTACTCGTCCACAGACATCCTCTCTGTCTTTTCAACTTCGGAGATATTTATCCCGCTGAGCTTCCCATAATGCGGGAACTTATTGATATCAAAATAGACCCCATCCTTCGCGACATATGCAACTCTCTTTTTCACGAGTTCCGTCACGAAATCAACCATTAGGGGTGTGTATTCCGTGGCTTTCGGGTAGACATGGGCCCTTTTGATATTCATTAGGTCTAATCCCCTGAGGAATGACTCCGTGTACCTCTCTGTGAACTTTTCGAGACTCACTCCTTCTTCCCCGGAGTCTCTGATGGTCTTATCATCAATATCAGTTATATTCATCACGTGGAATACATTGTAGCCCCTGTACTCTAGCCATCTACGTATAATATCTCCAACAGTAAAGGTACGGAAATTTCCGATGTGTGGATCGCTATAGACCGTAGGGCCACAGACGTACATTCTTACCTTCCCAGGTTCTAAAGACTTGAATGGTTTTTTTGACCGCGTGAAGGTATTATAAAATTGAAGATCTTTTTGGTTTTCCTTGGACAAAATTTTTCACTCCTTGTCTGCTAGAATTAGCCAGACAAGGCGAAATACTGGACCCATTTGGGTTGATATATGCAAAAATATTAGTCTCCCTTTCTAGCTGGGAGAAGAGCGGATTTGCCGAAATAAAAACATAAGGATTCCTGTTTAAAGTTGTCCAAGCCTGTCCGTAAATCTTTGCATGCACTCCTCAAGTCTCCGCCTCCCCGCCTCAGCGGTTACCTCGCTCCGGGTCCTCTCAATAACACCCCGAGTGATAT includes:
- a CDS encoding MBL fold metallo-hydrolase, which produces MLEIAEGVFQLEIPIRRNTQRKTYSYLFKDAGTLIDTGIQNEAAFDALVAQLSNLSLEISDIHKIFVTHMHMDHVGLISRIQEKTSVTVVALKEADDVLRQWKNTLETAFEDTQIEISTWGGNKFLEDYHKYEHVFRRPRWKLKIDEKLADRECFYIDTHYLQAFWTPGHAREHLCLYDAEKEIFFSGDHVLPNITSHISHHIKFEGDPLKDYLKSLYKIRDLPTKTVLPGHERIFHDLAGRVSSLMTHHEGRCEDIIAALKGGAETVFGVSSVISWNSRPWNEMQFWTKRMAAAETYAHLIYLRNQERAEERIRDGVLVYAAS
- the cysS gene encoding cysteine--tRNA ligase; its protein translation is MSKENQKDLQFYNTFTRSKKPFKSLEPGKVRMYVCGPTVYSDPHIGNFRTFTVGDIIRRWLEYRGYNVFHVMNITDIDDKTIRDSGEEGVSLEKFTERYTESFLRGLDLMNIKRAHVYPKATEYTPLMVDFVTELVKKRVAYVAKDGVYFDINKFPHYGKLSGINISEVEKTERMSVDEYGKENVNDFALWKNSTPEEYERGIYYDSPWGPGRPGWHIECSVMSRSLCGDSIDIHAGGEDLVFPHHENEIAQSESLTGKEFVRNWIHARFLMINGHKMSKSLGNYVSFDEVLSKYTVNAFRYFYLSVHYRRPLDYTEKAMEVAQNSVNRLENTLDLIEDALRKKDKDLSYGEREKGFLKAIETQRLSFEAAMDDDLDTHRAIDTIHALSGSINEYISGPTNKGILLKGEAVFKELLDALGLFIKRGRGGDDLSEKLIGIITEVREKLRAEKNYTMADVVRDLMDKAGVFLADTNEGTSWKIKRG